The following coding sequences lie in one Phalacrocorax aristotelis chromosome 4, bGulAri2.1, whole genome shotgun sequence genomic window:
- the CCNI gene encoding cyclin-I isoform X2, giving the protein MAGPHRAPRRRAGEDVAISPKQRDEVIQWLAKLKYQFHLYPETLALAISLLDRFLATVKARPKYLNCIAISCFFLAAKTIEEDERIPVLKVLARDSFCGCSPAEIRRMEKIILDKLNWDLHMATPLDFLHIFHAVAVSNRPQLLTILPKLSPSQHVAALTKQLLHCMACYQLLQFKGSMLALAIVSLELEKLLPDWLALIIELLQKAQMDSSQLIHCRELVAHHLSTLQSSLLPNSVYVYSPLQHTLVTCNRGAFKCQPSSVPGPGFSKDNGRPEVPVTGTAALYQRLPAPSGCKQASAKRKVEEMEVDDFYDGIKRLYNEDIAPEVVALENMGSVCGADVSRQEGSVSPCPPLQPVSVM; this is encoded by the exons GATGTAGCCATTTCTCCAAAGCAGAGGGATGAGGTCATTCAGTGGCTGGCCAAGCTCAAATACCAGTTCCACCTTTATCCAGAAACACTCGCCCTGGCCATCAGCCTTTTGGACAGGTTTTTAGCTACAGTAAAG GCCCGTCCGAAGTACCTGAACTGTATTGCaatcagctgcttcttccttgctGCAAAGACCATTGAGGAAGATGAg AGGATTCCAGTACTGAAGGTGTTGGCTCGGGATAGCTTTTGTGGTTGTTCTCCAGCTGAAATTCGCAGAATGGAGAAGATTATCCTGGATAAACTGAACTGGGATCTTCACATGGCAACGCCACTGGATTTCCTTCATATT TTCCACGCAGTTGCAGTGTCCAACAGGCCTCAGCTACTGACCATCCTGCCCAAGCTGAGTCCCTCTCAGCACGTGGCGGCGCTCAccaagcagctgctgcactgcATGGCCTGTTACCAGCTGCTGCAGTTCAAGGGCTCCATGCTGGCGCTGGCCATCGTCAGCCTggagctggagaagctgctCCCCGACTGGCTGGCTCTCATCATCGAGCTGCTCCAGAAGGCACAG ATGGATAGCTCGCAGCTGATCCACTGCCGGGAGCTCGTGGCACATCACCTTTCCACCCTGCAGTCTTCTCTGCTGCCCAATTCTGTATATGTCTACAGTCCCCTCCAGCATACCCTGGTGACCTGTAACAGAGGAGCGTTCAAATGCCAGCCCTCCTCTGTCCCAGGGCCGGGTTTCTCCAAGGACAACGGCAGGCCAGAAGTGCCAGTCACAGGTACAGCCGCGCTCTACCAGCGTCTGCCAGCTCCCAGCGGTTGCAAGCAAGCCTCTGCCAAGCGTAAAGTGGAAGAGATGGAAGTGGACGACTTCTACGATGGCATCAAGCGTCTCTACAATGAAGACATTGCTCCAGAGGTAGTGGCTCTTGAAAACATGGGCTCTGTGTGCGGCGCTGATGTCTCGAGGCAGGAGGGCAGCGTTTCCCCTTGTCCGCCTCTGCAGCCAGTGTCTGTTATGTAG
- the CCNI gene encoding cyclin-I isoform X1 — MKFSGPLESQRLSLLLEMAISREAQMWKAHVPKIQPNQDVAISPKQRDEVIQWLAKLKYQFHLYPETLALAISLLDRFLATVKARPKYLNCIAISCFFLAAKTIEEDERIPVLKVLARDSFCGCSPAEIRRMEKIILDKLNWDLHMATPLDFLHIFHAVAVSNRPQLLTILPKLSPSQHVAALTKQLLHCMACYQLLQFKGSMLALAIVSLELEKLLPDWLALIIELLQKAQMDSSQLIHCRELVAHHLSTLQSSLLPNSVYVYSPLQHTLVTCNRGAFKCQPSSVPGPGFSKDNGRPEVPVTGTAALYQRLPAPSGCKQASAKRKVEEMEVDDFYDGIKRLYNEDIAPEVVALENMGSVCGADVSRQEGSVSPCPPLQPVSVM; from the exons ATGAAGTTTTCAGGTCCCCTGGAGAGCCAGAGGTTGTCTCTCCTTTTGGAGATGGCAATCTCTAGGGAAGCTCAAATGTGGAAAGCACATGTGCCGAAAATTCAGCCCAATCAG GATGTAGCCATTTCTCCAAAGCAGAGGGATGAGGTCATTCAGTGGCTGGCCAAGCTCAAATACCAGTTCCACCTTTATCCAGAAACACTCGCCCTGGCCATCAGCCTTTTGGACAGGTTTTTAGCTACAGTAAAG GCCCGTCCGAAGTACCTGAACTGTATTGCaatcagctgcttcttccttgctGCAAAGACCATTGAGGAAGATGAg AGGATTCCAGTACTGAAGGTGTTGGCTCGGGATAGCTTTTGTGGTTGTTCTCCAGCTGAAATTCGCAGAATGGAGAAGATTATCCTGGATAAACTGAACTGGGATCTTCACATGGCAACGCCACTGGATTTCCTTCATATT TTCCACGCAGTTGCAGTGTCCAACAGGCCTCAGCTACTGACCATCCTGCCCAAGCTGAGTCCCTCTCAGCACGTGGCGGCGCTCAccaagcagctgctgcactgcATGGCCTGTTACCAGCTGCTGCAGTTCAAGGGCTCCATGCTGGCGCTGGCCATCGTCAGCCTggagctggagaagctgctCCCCGACTGGCTGGCTCTCATCATCGAGCTGCTCCAGAAGGCACAG ATGGATAGCTCGCAGCTGATCCACTGCCGGGAGCTCGTGGCACATCACCTTTCCACCCTGCAGTCTTCTCTGCTGCCCAATTCTGTATATGTCTACAGTCCCCTCCAGCATACCCTGGTGACCTGTAACAGAGGAGCGTTCAAATGCCAGCCCTCCTCTGTCCCAGGGCCGGGTTTCTCCAAGGACAACGGCAGGCCAGAAGTGCCAGTCACAGGTACAGCCGCGCTCTACCAGCGTCTGCCAGCTCCCAGCGGTTGCAAGCAAGCCTCTGCCAAGCGTAAAGTGGAAGAGATGGAAGTGGACGACTTCTACGATGGCATCAAGCGTCTCTACAATGAAGACATTGCTCCAGAGGTAGTGGCTCTTGAAAACATGGGCTCTGTGTGCGGCGCTGATGTCTCGAGGCAGGAGGGCAGCGTTTCCCCTTGTCCGCCTCTGCAGCCAGTGTCTGTTATGTAG